One genomic segment of Streptomyces sp. TLI_146 includes these proteins:
- a CDS encoding GNAT family N-acetyltransferase produces the protein MSSGRDGRIRVVGPGELNAGELDLWREIRAKSAAPANPFMEPEFTLAVSRVRPSARVAVVREGGEPAAFFPFEKGRFGRGRAIGFGVSDCQGIVARPELALDARELLRACSLSAWEFDNLEAGQELFTPGAADSYPSFVVDVGAGYEAYESGLRARSPKFFRTTAAKERRLGRQAGEVRFVFDERDPAALRQLMAWKSAQYRRTGRRDRFAQEWISTLVRHLAHTRAPGCSGVLSVLYAADRPVAAHFGLRSRTVLSCWFPSYDPEFAKYSPGLALHLRMAQAAASAGIGMLDLGRGAAEYKNGLKTGEIPVYEGASVRPGAGAALHWLGREPSRRAHGFVRGRPALAALAQRTLKQAGRLRGGR, from the coding sequence TTGAGCAGTGGACGCGATGGCCGGATCCGGGTGGTCGGACCCGGTGAGCTGAACGCCGGAGAGCTGGATCTCTGGCGTGAGATACGGGCGAAGTCGGCCGCGCCCGCGAACCCCTTCATGGAGCCCGAGTTCACCCTCGCCGTCTCCCGTGTGCGGCCCTCGGCGCGGGTCGCGGTCGTCCGGGAGGGGGGCGAACCCGCCGCCTTCTTCCCCTTCGAGAAGGGGCGGTTCGGGCGCGGGCGCGCCATCGGGTTCGGCGTGTCCGACTGCCAGGGGATCGTCGCCAGGCCCGAACTCGCCCTGGACGCACGGGAGTTGCTGCGCGCCTGCTCCCTCTCCGCCTGGGAGTTCGACAACCTGGAGGCCGGGCAGGAGCTGTTCACCCCGGGCGCGGCCGACTCGTACCCCTCCTTCGTCGTCGACGTCGGCGCGGGCTACGAGGCGTACGAGAGCGGGCTGCGCGCGCGCTCGCCCAAGTTCTTCCGCACCACCGCCGCCAAGGAGCGCAGGCTCGGGCGGCAGGCGGGCGAGGTGCGGTTCGTCTTCGACGAGCGCGATCCGGCGGCGCTGCGGCAGCTCATGGCGTGGAAGTCCGCGCAGTACCGCCGCACCGGCCGCCGCGACCGGTTCGCGCAGGAGTGGATCAGCACCCTGGTGCGCCACCTCGCGCACACCCGCGCGCCCGGCTGCTCCGGCGTCCTGTCCGTCCTCTACGCGGCGGACCGCCCGGTCGCCGCCCACTTCGGGCTGCGCTCGCGCACGGTCCTGTCGTGCTGGTTCCCTTCGTACGACCCGGAGTTCGCCAAGTACTCGCCAGGGCTCGCCCTGCATCTGCGGATGGCCCAGGCCGCGGCCTCCGCCGGGATCGGGATGCTGGACCTGGGGCGGGGCGCCGCCGAGTACAAGAACGGGCTGAAGACCGGGGAGATCCCGGTGTACGAGGGCGCGTCGGTGCGGCCGGGGGCCGGGGCCGCACTGCACTGGCTGGGCCGCGAGCCGTCCCGCCGCGCGCACGGGTTCGTCCGGGGGCGGCCCGCACTCGCCGCCCTCGCCCAGCGCACGCTGAAGCAGGCGGGCCGCCTGCGGGGCGGGCGCTAG
- a CDS encoding polysaccharide deacetylase family protein: MTQPVPVLLYHAVMDDPPAWIAEFTVSPRQFAAHLDAIVASGRTPVTVGALADHFAGRAPLPPRPVALTFDDGFADLPGPTADALAARGLPATAYLTTGALAPGGRSLLPPAPMMTLDQVKRLEEYGMEIGGHTVSHPQLDTLTAKALRRELTDSKAVLEDALGHEVVHLAYPHGYNSGAVRRAARAAGYESAVAVRHALSSDADDAYRIARLIVRRGHTVADVEAWTAGAGARVAPYRDSAATLGWRLFRRARAAVRGPVFAG; encoded by the coding sequence ATGACACAACCCGTCCCCGTGCTCCTGTACCACGCCGTCATGGACGACCCGCCCGCCTGGATCGCCGAATTCACCGTCTCGCCCCGGCAGTTCGCCGCGCACCTCGATGCGATCGTGGCGAGCGGGCGCACACCCGTCACCGTGGGCGCCCTCGCCGACCACTTCGCGGGGCGGGCGCCGCTGCCGCCCAGGCCCGTCGCGCTCACCTTCGACGACGGGTTCGCCGATCTGCCCGGGCCCACCGCCGACGCGCTCGCCGCGCGCGGGCTGCCCGCGACCGCGTACCTCACCACCGGCGCCCTCGCCCCGGGCGGCCGCTCACTGCTGCCCCCGGCGCCGATGATGACCCTGGACCAGGTGAAACGCCTGGAGGAGTACGGGATGGAGATCGGCGGCCACACCGTCTCGCACCCCCAGCTCGACACGCTCACCGCGAAGGCCCTGCGGCGCGAGCTGACCGACTCCAAGGCTGTGCTGGAGGACGCGCTCGGCCACGAGGTCGTCCATCTCGCCTATCCGCACGGCTACAACAGCGGCGCCGTGCGCCGGGCCGCCCGCGCCGCCGGGTACGAGAGCGCCGTCGCGGTGCGGCACGCACTGAGCTCGGACGCCGACGACGCGTACCGCATCGCTCGTCTGATCGTCCGCCGCGGCCACACGGTGGCCGACGTCGAGGCCTGGACGGCGGGGGCCGGGGCCCGTGTCGCGCCCTACCGGGACTCGGCGGCGACCCTCGGCTGGCGGCTCTTCCGCAGGGCGCGGGCGGCCGTGCGCGGCCCGGTCTTCGCGGGGTGA
- the hutI gene encoding imidazolonepropionase, which translates to MSTLVTNISTLVTNDPTLGPTPLGLVENAAVVIEGDTIAWVGRSADAPAADATHDANGHAAIPGFVDSHSHLVFAGDRTQEFNARMSGQPYKAGGIRTTVAATRAATDAELGANVARYIGEALRQGTTTFETKSGYGLTVEDEARALRIAAEHTDEVTYLGAHIVAPEYADDPAAYVELVTGEMLDACAPYARWVDVFCEKGAFDGDQARAVLLAGKAKGLIPRVHANQLSYGPGVQLAVELDAASADHCTHLTDADVDALANGSTVATLLPGAEFSTRAQWPDARRLLDAGVTVALSTDCNPGSSFTSSMPFCVALAVRDMRMTPDEAVWAATAGGAAALRRTDVGRIAPGARADLALLDAPSHVHLAYRPGVPLISDVWRQGIKCR; encoded by the coding sequence GTGAGCACCCTCGTCACCAACATCTCCACCCTCGTCACCAACGACCCCACCCTCGGCCCCACCCCCCTCGGCCTCGTCGAGAACGCCGCCGTCGTGATCGAGGGCGACACCATCGCCTGGGTCGGGCGGAGCGCGGACGCCCCCGCCGCTGACGCCACCCACGACGCCAACGGCCACGCCGCGATCCCCGGCTTCGTCGACTCCCACTCCCACCTCGTCTTCGCCGGTGACCGCACCCAGGAGTTCAACGCCCGGATGTCGGGGCAGCCGTACAAGGCGGGCGGGATCCGGACCACCGTCGCCGCCACCCGCGCCGCCACCGACGCCGAGCTGGGTGCGAACGTCGCCCGGTACATCGGCGAGGCCCTGCGGCAGGGGACCACCACGTTCGAGACCAAGTCCGGATACGGCCTCACCGTCGAGGACGAGGCCCGCGCCCTGCGCATCGCCGCCGAGCACACGGACGAGGTCACCTACCTCGGGGCGCACATCGTGGCGCCGGAGTACGCCGACGACCCCGCCGCCTACGTCGAGCTCGTCACCGGCGAGATGCTCGACGCCTGCGCCCCGTACGCCCGCTGGGTCGACGTCTTCTGCGAGAAGGGCGCGTTCGACGGGGACCAGGCCCGGGCGGTCCTCCTCGCGGGCAAGGCGAAGGGCCTGATCCCCCGCGTCCACGCCAACCAGCTCTCGTACGGCCCCGGCGTCCAGCTCGCCGTCGAGCTCGACGCCGCCAGCGCCGACCACTGCACCCACCTCACCGACGCCGACGTCGACGCGCTGGCGAACGGCTCCACCGTCGCCACGCTGCTCCCCGGCGCGGAGTTCTCCACGCGCGCGCAGTGGCCCGACGCCCGGCGGCTGCTCGACGCGGGGGTGACGGTCGCGCTGTCCACGGACTGCAACCCGGGGTCCTCGTTCACGTCCTCGATGCCGTTCTGCGTGGCGCTCGCCGTGCGGGACATGAGGATGACCCCGGACGAGGCCGTCTGGGCCGCCACGGCCGGTGGCGCCGCCGCGCTGCGCCGTACCGACGTCGGCCGGATCGCGCCCGGCGCCCGCGCCGACCTCGCGCTGCTCGACGCCCCGAGCCACGTCCACCTCGCCTACCGGCCCGGGGTGCCGCTGATCAGCGACGTCTGGCGTCAGGGCATCAAGTGCCGGTAG
- a CDS encoding glycosyltransferase family 2 protein, whose product MGVGELDLDGLDGGVLSLTPAPGGPPVGEGEAYVLVRLRGRPVGTVIGRVGPGEDAAEVLAAAARKQLAGHVPPDGRPAAPVRPPRASVVVATRERAGQLARALDSLLAQDHPDYEIVVVDNNPVTAQTRELVEGSYAAHGVRYVREPVPGLAAAHNRGVAAAEGTILAFTDDDVVADPHWLSALAAPFAADPGLGCTTGLILPARLRTPAQILLESHGGFTKGFAPRCFDPARPPADEPLFPFTAGRFGSGANMAFRADALRAVGGFDPATGTGTPARGGDDLYAFARVVVAGHRLGYTPEALVWHHHRETWQDLENQAYGYGAGLTAYLTALLVRRPALLPALLARLPRGLAHARAISAHRAAGAQSVPGEHGAQDYPWPRGLSRLERRGMLYGPLGYLRARRRVRGLRRPWEAAR is encoded by the coding sequence ATCGGCGTCGGGGAGCTGGACCTCGACGGGCTCGACGGCGGGGTGCTCTCGCTGACCCCCGCGCCCGGCGGGCCGCCCGTCGGGGAGGGCGAGGCGTATGTGCTCGTCCGGCTCAGGGGCCGCCCGGTCGGCACCGTGATCGGCCGGGTCGGACCCGGCGAGGACGCCGCCGAGGTACTGGCCGCCGCCGCCCGCAAGCAGCTCGCCGGGCATGTGCCGCCGGACGGGCGGCCCGCGGCGCCGGTGCGGCCGCCGCGCGCGAGCGTCGTCGTCGCCACCCGCGAGCGGGCCGGGCAGCTCGCCCGCGCACTGGACTCGCTGCTCGCCCAGGACCACCCCGACTACGAGATCGTGGTCGTCGACAACAACCCGGTGACCGCCCAGACCCGCGAACTCGTCGAGGGGAGCTACGCGGCGCACGGCGTGCGCTATGTCCGCGAGCCCGTGCCCGGCCTCGCCGCCGCGCACAACCGGGGCGTCGCGGCCGCCGAGGGAACGATTCTGGCGTTCACCGACGACGACGTGGTCGCCGACCCGCACTGGCTGAGCGCGCTCGCCGCGCCCTTCGCCGCCGACCCGGGGCTCGGCTGTACGACCGGGCTGATCCTGCCCGCCCGGCTGCGCACCCCCGCGCAGATCCTCCTGGAGAGCCACGGCGGATTCACCAAGGGATTCGCGCCGCGCTGCTTCGACCCGGCCCGGCCGCCCGCCGACGAGCCGCTGTTCCCGTTCACCGCCGGACGGTTCGGCTCCGGCGCCAACATGGCCTTCCGGGCCGACGCGCTGCGCGCCGTAGGCGGCTTCGACCCGGCGACCGGCACCGGCACCCCGGCCCGGGGCGGCGACGACCTGTACGCGTTCGCGCGCGTCGTGGTCGCCGGGCACCGGCTCGGCTACACCCCCGAGGCGCTGGTCTGGCACCACCACCGCGAGACCTGGCAGGACCTGGAGAACCAGGCGTACGGGTACGGCGCCGGGCTCACCGCCTACCTCACCGCGCTCCTGGTGCGCCGCCCCGCCCTGCTGCCCGCGCTCCTGGCCCGGCTGCCGCGCGGCCTCGCCCACGCCCGCGCCATCAGCGCCCACCGGGCCGCGGGCGCCCAGTCGGTGCCGGGCGAGCACGGCGCCCAGGACTACCCGTGGCCGCGCGGCCTGTCCCGGCTGGAGCGCCGGGGCATGCTGTACGGCCCGCTCGGCTATCTGCGGGCCCGGCGCCGGGTGCGCGGACTGCGGCGGCCGTGGGAGGCGGCCCGATGA
- a CDS encoding formimidoylglutamate deiminase, with amino-acid sequence MQVTSYWLEHAWLDPEVEPGVLVEVADGRISAVRKGVEAPPPGAVALRGLTLPGLANAHSHAFHRALRGTVQVGSGTFWTWRETMYAVAARLTPESYHALARAVYAEMALAGITAVGEFHYLHHAPGGTPYADPNAMGEALIAAAADAGIRITLLDTAYLSSGFGEPPNTHQLRFSDGTAQAWAERVSLLKPRDGVRIGAAVHSVRAVPADQLRTVAAWAEEREAPLHVHLSEQIAENEACLAAHGRTPTRLLADHGVLGARTTGVHNTHLTDEDIALLGGSGTGTCMCPTTERDLADGIGPAVALQRAGSPLSLGSDSHAVIDLLEEARAMELNERLRTRTRGHWTAAALLRAASADGHAALGWGDAGRIAPGALADLATLDLSSPRTAGAVPRLGAETAVFAGSAADVRHVVVGGREVVRDGVHAAVPDVGAALATAIASLRD; translated from the coding sequence GTGCAGGTGACGTCGTACTGGCTGGAGCACGCCTGGCTCGACCCCGAGGTCGAACCGGGCGTGCTGGTGGAGGTGGCGGACGGCCGGATCTCCGCCGTCCGCAAGGGAGTCGAGGCGCCGCCCCCCGGCGCCGTCGCCCTGCGCGGCCTCACCCTGCCGGGCCTGGCCAACGCCCACTCGCACGCCTTCCACCGGGCCCTGCGCGGCACGGTCCAGGTCGGCTCGGGCACGTTCTGGACCTGGCGCGAGACGATGTACGCGGTCGCGGCGCGGCTCACACCCGAGTCGTACCACGCGCTCGCGCGGGCCGTGTACGCGGAGATGGCGCTGGCCGGGATCACGGCGGTGGGCGAGTTCCACTACCTCCACCACGCGCCCGGCGGCACGCCGTACGCCGACCCGAACGCGATGGGCGAGGCGCTGATCGCGGCCGCGGCCGACGCCGGGATCCGGATCACGCTGCTCGACACGGCGTATCTGTCCTCCGGCTTCGGCGAGCCGCCGAACACGCACCAGCTGCGGTTCTCCGACGGCACCGCGCAGGCGTGGGCCGAGCGGGTGTCCCTCCTGAAGCCGCGTGACGGCGTACGGATCGGAGCGGCGGTCCACTCCGTACGGGCCGTGCCCGCGGACCAGTTGCGTACCGTCGCGGCGTGGGCCGAGGAGCGGGAGGCGCCGCTGCACGTCCACCTCTCCGAGCAGATCGCGGAGAACGAGGCGTGCCTGGCCGCGCACGGCCGCACCCCGACGCGGCTGCTCGCGGACCACGGGGTGCTGGGCGCGCGGACGACGGGCGTCCACAACACCCACCTCACCGACGAGGACATCGCGCTGCTCGGCGGGTCCGGGACGGGCACGTGCATGTGCCCGACGACGGAACGGGACCTGGCCGACGGCATCGGCCCCGCCGTCGCCCTCCAGCGCGCCGGATCCCCGCTCTCGCTGGGCAGCGACAGCCACGCCGTGATCGACCTCCTGGAGGAGGCGCGGGCGATGGAGCTGAACGAGCGGCTGCGGACGCGGACGCGGGGGCACTGGACGGCGGCCGCGCTGCTGCGGGCGGCGTCCGCGGACGGGCACGCGGCGCTGGGCTGGGGCGACGCGGGGCGGATCGCGCCGGGCGCGCTCGCCGACCTGGCGACCCTGGACCTGTCGTCGCCCCGCACGGCGGGTGCGGTGCCGCGCCTTGGCGCGGAGACGGCGGTGTTCGCGGGGTCTGCGGCGGATGTACGGCATGTGGTGGTGGGGGGACGTGAGGTGGTGCGGGACGGGGTGCACGCGGCGGTCCCGGACGTGGGGGCGGCCCTGGCGACGGCCATCGCGTCCCTACGGGATTAA
- a CDS encoding aspartate/glutamate racemase family protein codes for MKTIGLIGGMSWESSAEYYRLLNELVRERLGGLHSARCVLHSVDFAEIEEFQRAGEWERAGEVLAGAAKGLEAAGADLVLICTNTMHKVADQVAAAVSVPLLHLGDATAGAVRARGIRRVGLLGTAFTMEQDFYRDRLRAHGLDVITPDADDRALVHRVIYEELCLGVVRDESRAAYQEVIARLVEEGGAEGVILGCTEIELLIRQEHSPVPVFPTTRLHAEAAVTAALG; via the coding sequence ATGAAGACCATCGGGCTGATCGGCGGAATGAGCTGGGAATCCAGCGCGGAGTACTACCGGCTCCTCAACGAGCTCGTACGCGAACGGCTCGGCGGGCTGCACTCCGCCCGCTGCGTCCTGCACTCCGTCGACTTCGCCGAGATCGAGGAGTTCCAGCGCGCGGGCGAGTGGGAGCGCGCCGGGGAGGTCCTGGCCGGGGCCGCCAAGGGGCTGGAGGCGGCCGGGGCCGACCTCGTGCTGATCTGCACCAACACGATGCACAAGGTGGCCGACCAGGTCGCCGCCGCCGTCTCCGTACCGCTGCTGCACCTGGGCGACGCGACCGCCGGGGCCGTACGGGCCCGGGGCATCCGGCGCGTCGGCCTCCTCGGCACCGCCTTCACCATGGAGCAGGACTTCTACCGGGACCGGCTGCGTGCGCACGGCCTCGACGTCATCACCCCGGACGCCGACGACCGCGCCCTGGTCCACCGCGTCATCTACGAGGAGTTGTGCCTGGGCGTGGTGCGGGACGAGTCGCGGGCCGCGTACCAGGAGGTCATCGCACGGCTCGTCGAAGAAGGGGGCGCCGAGGGCGTCATCCTCGGCTGCACCGAGATCGAGCTGTTGATCCGTCAGGAACACAGCCCCGTACCGGTGTTCCCGACCACCCGCCTCCACGCGGAGGCGGCCGTCACCGCCGCCCTCGGCTGA
- a CDS encoding SDR family oxidoreductase, translated as MTPVVAVTGASGAIGGRVARRLAERGVATRLVGRSPERLPDLPGAVKAPAAAFGDGDAMRDALAGAGVLLMVSAHESPGRVQEHITAVDAAVAAGVRRIVYVSFLGAAPDAAFTFARDHWHTERYIRDTGLAYTFLRDSLYLSGLAAMAGPDGVIRGPAGDGRVSGVAHDDIADVATAVLLEEGHDGLAYDVTGPEALTLADVAAELGRVTGREIAYVPETREEAFASRAGYGAEEWEVTGWVSSYEAIAAGEMATVADTVPRLAGHAAQSFAAYLDAHPRAYRHLMP; from the coding sequence GTGACACCCGTCGTCGCCGTGACCGGAGCCAGTGGAGCCATCGGCGGGCGGGTGGCCCGGCGGCTTGCCGAGCGGGGGGTGGCGACCCGGCTGGTCGGGCGCAGCCCCGAGCGGCTGCCCGACCTGCCCGGGGCCGTCAAGGCCCCGGCCGCCGCCTTCGGGGACGGGGACGCCATGCGAGACGCGCTCGCGGGGGCCGGGGTCCTGCTGATGGTGTCGGCGCACGAGAGCCCCGGCCGCGTCCAGGAGCACATCACCGCCGTGGACGCGGCCGTCGCCGCGGGCGTGCGGCGCATCGTGTACGTGTCGTTCCTCGGCGCCGCCCCCGACGCCGCGTTCACCTTCGCGCGCGACCACTGGCACACCGAGCGGTACATCCGGGACACGGGTCTGGCGTACACGTTCCTGCGGGACAGCCTGTATCTGTCCGGGCTCGCCGCGATGGCGGGCCCGGACGGGGTGATCCGGGGCCCCGCCGGGGACGGCCGGGTCTCGGGCGTGGCGCACGACGACATCGCGGACGTGGCGACGGCCGTGCTGCTGGAGGAGGGCCACGACGGTCTCGCCTACGACGTCACCGGGCCCGAGGCCCTCACCCTCGCCGACGTGGCCGCGGAGCTCGGCCGGGTCACCGGCCGGGAGATCGCCTATGTGCCCGAGACCCGCGAGGAGGCCTTCGCCTCACGGGCCGGGTACGGCGCCGAGGAGTGGGAGGTCACCGGCTGGGTGAGCTCGTACGAGGCGATCGCCGCCGGGGAGATGGCGACGGTCGCCGACACCGTGCCCCGGCTGGCGGGACACGCGGCGCAGTCGTTCGCCGCGTACCTGGACGCCCACCCCAGGGCCTACCGGCACTTGATGCCCTGA
- a CDS encoding HD domain-containing protein yields the protein MLTEVAGIKVPEGHAAQAARLVCAEYADEALYHHSLRAYFFGAAWAEERGLDYDRELFFVSALLHDLSLVPPFDSHTLPFEEAGGHLARVFTAGLGWPDARRDRAAELIVLHMRDDVSPEVDLESRLLQVGTSADVSGTGLEAFSPAFQAELVAAYPRLGFASKFVDLFRDQARRKPGCAAAELVAGGWESRALGNGLDRA from the coding sequence ATGTTGACCGAGGTCGCGGGGATCAAGGTGCCCGAGGGGCACGCGGCCCAGGCCGCACGGCTGGTCTGCGCGGAGTACGCGGACGAGGCGCTGTACCACCACTCGCTGCGGGCGTACTTCTTCGGCGCGGCGTGGGCCGAGGAGCGGGGCCTCGACTACGACCGCGAGCTGTTCTTCGTCTCCGCGCTCCTGCACGACCTGTCCCTCGTGCCGCCCTTCGACAGCCACACCCTGCCGTTCGAGGAGGCGGGCGGCCATCTGGCCCGCGTCTTCACGGCGGGCCTGGGCTGGCCCGACGCGCGCCGCGACCGGGCGGCCGAGCTGATCGTGCTGCACATGCGGGACGACGTGTCGCCGGAGGTGGACCTGGAGAGCAGGCTGCTCCAGGTGGGGACGAGCGCGGACGTGTCGGGTACGGGTCTTGAGGCGTTCTCCCCCGCGTTCCAGGCGGAGCTGGTGGCCGCGTACCCGCGGCTGGGCTTCGCGTCCAAGTTCGTCGACCTCTTCCGCGACCAGGCCCGGCGCAAGCCCGGGTGCGCGGCGGCGGAGCTGGTGGCCGGGGGCTGGGAGTCACGGGCGCTGGGGAACGGGCTGGACCGGGCATAG
- a CDS encoding lipopolysaccharide biosynthesis protein, with protein MSDTTSDARRAVGGDGEPVAVGQPGAEPQGAPPADGGGDSMFRNAYALMLSTAVSAALGLGFWLVAARYYSEEAVGQGSAAIAAMRLLASITATTMIGAVVRYVPRAGRATGPLVVRAYVASTVVVAVASTGFLFTLPLWGASYDPLGGPAAGAVFVLASVAWAVLTLQDGVLTGLRKAIWVPVGNAVFSLGKLLLLAGFAAFTLGVFLSWAAAMVLSILPLGWLIFRRLIPAQAAADHDRPVPQLREIGRFLAGDSVGALFSLAMINLLPVMVAVRFDAAQNGFFYIAYTVGGTMEFMAINMASSLTAHASHSPDRLADGVRGALRRMALLLVPVVVLLIVFARQILAPFGADYAEHGTLVLRLLAAAALPRVAVELYIGVLRVQGRTGVLALLQGAMCTLVLGSAAVLLGTTGIEGAGWAVLVSMCGMALVSAPGLRAALAGRATVRTPRPRRGRSEEYGTSWARDAALARAEEAKGYGTRWTTQTAYLSGGLETGTPALGIPVYVPGGASGSGPGGATATTLHLRAVRPGEPEPDDEPLLTAVLWLLLGLATALFWVPLSRAEDARNAVSDHVDGTGLISALPPVSLTAGVLLIVVCSATVSLYRAKPALLAAGLGVTVAALHTAPLILGVQPDRLAGPWHSAPTRLLTSVAGLDSPTGVERALPTALQVLCLALAAVTLIALGAHWRLTCVVVWVLAVAGWAGQAVFAGVGVPVFVGLCGVAGVGVLRRGWP; from the coding sequence GTGTCTGACACCACCTCCGACGCGCGCCGGGCCGTCGGCGGGGACGGGGAGCCGGTGGCCGTGGGTCAGCCCGGGGCGGAGCCGCAGGGTGCGCCGCCCGCCGACGGCGGCGGTGACTCCATGTTCCGCAACGCCTACGCCCTGATGCTGTCCACGGCCGTCTCCGCCGCCCTCGGCCTCGGCTTCTGGCTGGTCGCGGCCCGCTACTACAGCGAGGAGGCGGTCGGCCAGGGCTCCGCCGCCATCGCCGCGATGCGGCTGCTCGCCTCGATCACCGCCACCACGATGATCGGCGCGGTGGTGCGCTATGTGCCGCGCGCGGGCCGGGCGACCGGGCCCCTGGTGGTACGGGCGTATGTGGCGAGCACCGTGGTGGTGGCGGTGGCGAGCACCGGCTTCCTGTTCACGCTGCCGCTGTGGGGCGCCTCCTACGACCCGCTCGGCGGGCCCGCCGCCGGGGCCGTCTTCGTGCTCGCCTCGGTCGCCTGGGCGGTGCTGACCCTCCAGGACGGGGTGCTCACCGGGCTGCGCAAGGCGATCTGGGTGCCGGTCGGCAACGCGGTGTTCTCGCTGGGCAAGCTGCTCCTGCTGGCCGGCTTCGCCGCCTTCACCCTGGGCGTCTTCCTTTCCTGGGCGGCGGCGATGGTCCTGTCGATCCTGCCGCTGGGCTGGCTGATCTTCCGCAGGCTGATCCCCGCCCAGGCGGCCGCCGACCACGACCGGCCGGTGCCGCAGCTGCGCGAGATCGGGCGCTTCCTGGCGGGCGACTCGGTCGGCGCGCTCTTCTCGCTGGCGATGATCAATCTGCTGCCGGTGATGGTCGCGGTCCGCTTCGACGCCGCGCAGAACGGATTCTTCTATATCGCGTACACGGTCGGCGGGACCATGGAGTTCATGGCCATCAACATGGCCTCCTCGCTCACCGCGCACGCCTCGCACAGCCCGGACCGGCTCGCCGACGGCGTACGGGGGGCGCTGCGCCGGATGGCGCTGCTGCTCGTCCCGGTCGTCGTCCTGCTGATCGTCTTCGCCCGGCAGATCCTCGCCCCGTTCGGCGCGGACTACGCCGAGCACGGCACGCTGGTGCTCCGGCTGCTCGCCGCGGCCGCGCTGCCGCGGGTCGCCGTCGAGCTCTACATCGGGGTGCTGCGCGTCCAGGGCCGCACCGGTGTCCTCGCCCTGCTCCAGGGCGCCATGTGCACCCTGGTCCTGGGCAGCGCGGCGGTCCTGCTCGGCACCACGGGCATCGAGGGCGCGGGCTGGGCGGTGCTGGTGTCGATGTGCGGCATGGCGCTCGTCTCGGCGCCCGGGCTGCGCGCGGCCCTCGCCGGACGCGCCACCGTGCGTACGCCGCGACCCCGCAGGGGCAGGTCCGAGGAGTACGGCACGAGCTGGGCCCGGGACGCGGCGCTCGCGCGGGCCGAGGAGGCGAAGGGGTACGGGACGCGGTGGACCACCCAGACCGCGTACCTCAGCGGCGGGCTGGAGACGGGGACGCCGGCGCTGGGCATCCCGGTGTACGTCCCCGGTGGCGCGTCCGGTAGCGGGCCGGGCGGGGCGACCGCGACCACGCTGCATCTGCGGGCGGTGCGGCCGGGTGAGCCGGAGCCCGACGACGAGCCGCTGCTCACCGCCGTGCTGTGGCTGCTGCTCGGGCTCGCGACGGCGCTGTTCTGGGTGCCGCTGTCGCGGGCCGAGGACGCCAGGAACGCGGTGTCGGACCACGTCGACGGCACCGGCCTCATCTCCGCGCTGCCGCCCGTCTCGCTCACCGCCGGGGTGCTCCTGATCGTGGTGTGCAGCGCGACCGTCTCGCTCTACCGGGCCAAGCCCGCCCTGCTCGCCGCCGGCCTCGGCGTGACGGTGGCCGCCCTGCACACCGCGCCGCTGATCCTCGGGGTGCAGCCGGACCGGCTGGCGGGTCCGTGGCACTCGGCACCGACGCGGCTGCTGACGTCGGTGGCCGGCCTGGACTCGCCCACCGGGGTCGAGCGGGCGCTCCCCACGGCGCTCCAGGTGCTGTGCCTGGCGCTGGCCGCGGTGACGCTGATCGCGCTGGGCGCGCATTGGCGGCTGACGTGTGTGGTGGTGTGGGTGCTGGCTGTCGCGGGGTGGGCGGGGCAGGCGGTGTTCGCGGGGGTGGGGGTGCCGGTGTTTGTGGGGCTGTGCGGGGTGGCGGGGGTGGGGGTGCTGCGGCGCGGGTGGCCCTGA